The following coding sequences lie in one Pontibacter sp. G13 genomic window:
- the lpxD gene encoding UDP-3-O-(3-hydroxymyristoyl)glucosamine N-acyltransferase has product MKFQIGQIAELLQAEVEGDSTLEIDKVSKIEEGEAGSICFLANPKYTPHLYTTRASAVIVAKDLVLTDSVSATLLRVENPYLAFTSLLEQVNQAPSPKQGIESQAFVSPEATIGEGVYIGAFAYVSPKAKIGDNAQIFPGAFVGEGVQIGAHTVVYPQATIYHYCKVGNHCIIHAGARIGSDGFGFAPQADGSFKKIPQTGNVVLEDHVEIGSNTCIDRATMGSTVIKQGAKVDNLVQIAHNVELGEASAVAAQTGISGSTKIGKYCLFGGQVGIVGHLEIADKTRIDAQSGVNKSIKESGKSFRGSPIQPYRQQLKSELMFRKLEEMYKRLDYLEQEIAKRG; this is encoded by the coding sequence ATGAAATTTCAAATCGGTCAAATTGCCGAGCTGCTCCAAGCAGAAGTAGAAGGTGATTCCACCTTGGAAATCGACAAGGTCTCGAAAATCGAGGAAGGTGAAGCTGGCAGTATCTGCTTTTTGGCTAATCCGAAATACACCCCTCATCTCTACACGACTCGTGCAAGTGCGGTCATTGTCGCCAAGGATCTCGTCTTGACGGATTCGGTGTCGGCAACGCTCTTGAGAGTAGAAAATCCCTATCTCGCATTCACCTCTTTGTTGGAACAAGTGAATCAGGCTCCAAGTCCCAAGCAAGGGATCGAGTCTCAAGCATTTGTGTCTCCGGAGGCAACGATTGGGGAAGGCGTGTACATTGGGGCATTTGCCTATGTTTCTCCAAAAGCCAAAATTGGCGACAACGCCCAGATTTTTCCGGGTGCATTTGTAGGGGAAGGCGTCCAGATAGGGGCCCATACAGTTGTGTATCCCCAAGCGACGATTTACCACTATTGCAAAGTCGGCAATCACTGCATCATTCACGCAGGGGCAAGAATCGGGTCCGATGGATTTGGATTTGCTCCTCAAGCTGATGGATCATTCAAGAAGATTCCTCAGACAGGAAATGTGGTGTTGGAGGATCATGTAGAAATTGGAAGCAATACCTGCATCGACCGTGCGACCATGGGTAGCACGGTTATTAAGCAAGGAGCCAAGGTTGACAACCTGGTTCAGATAGCCCACAATGTAGAATTGGGGGAAGCCAGTGCAGTCGCAGCCCAAACCGGTATCTCAGGCAGTACAAAAATCGGGAAATACTGCTTGTTTGGAGGCCAAGTTGGGATTGTCGGGCACTTGGAAATTGCAGATAAAACCCGGATCGATGCTCAATCCGGAGTCAACAAGAGCATCAAAGAATCAGGAAAATCCTTCCGAGGAAGTCCGATTCAACCCTATCGTCAACAGCTCAAGTCGGAATTGATGTTCCGGAAACTTGAAGAGATGTACAAACGATTGGATTACCTGGAACAAGAAATCGCGAAAAGAGGGTAA
- the lpxA gene encoding acyl-ACP--UDP-N-acetylglucosamine O-acyltransferase: protein MGAEVRIGDNVHIESSSNIHGGIVIESGSWIGSNVTIHDGARIGKNCKIFPGAVISAIPQDLKFNGEKTILEIGENTTVREFATLNRGTEYHGKTVIGKNCLIMAYVHVAHDCVIGDHVVLVNSCNMGGHVEIGDHVVVGGVCAIHQFTKIGHHAMISGGSVVRKDVPPFVKAGRDPLQYEGVNSIGLRRRGFSNDKIAEIQDIYRRIFVSGMNTGRALDFVEANLPPTEERDEIVAFIRKATRGIIKGHTSLPAPKLEKNASEN from the coding sequence ATGGGAGCAGAAGTGCGTATTGGTGACAATGTGCACATCGAATCCAGCTCCAACATTCATGGCGGTATTGTCATTGAATCTGGAAGTTGGATCGGTTCTAACGTTACCATCCACGATGGTGCAAGAATCGGCAAGAATTGCAAGATCTTCCCAGGGGCCGTGATTTCAGCAATCCCTCAGGACCTGAAATTCAACGGAGAAAAAACCATCTTGGAGATCGGTGAAAACACAACCGTTCGGGAATTCGCCACACTCAATCGTGGAACAGAGTACCACGGCAAGACTGTGATCGGCAAGAACTGCTTGATTATGGCCTACGTCCATGTTGCTCACGATTGTGTCATCGGGGATCACGTAGTTTTGGTCAACAGCTGCAACATGGGTGGCCATGTTGAAATTGGCGATCACGTGGTTGTAGGTGGCGTATGCGCGATTCACCAGTTTACCAAGATTGGACACCACGCCATGATTTCTGGTGGATCTGTAGTTCGCAAGGATGTTCCTCCATTTGTAAAAGCTGGTCGTGATCCGCTTCAGTACGAAGGTGTGAACTCCATCGGATTGAGAAGACGAGGATTCTCCAATGATAAGATTGCCGAGATTCAGGATATCTACCGTAGAATCTTCGTTTCAGGCATGAATACAGGACGAGCTTTGGACTTCGTGGAGGCGAATCTTCCTCCTACTGAAGAACGCGATGAAATCGTGGCCTTCATACGCAAAGCCACCCGTGGGATCATCAAGGGACATACCTCCCTGCCTGCTCCCAAGC
- a CDS encoding dihydroorotase encodes MEGYLLKSVTIVDPSGPNDGRTTDVCIRGGRIEDIGDISSKEGAKTIDAQGTYLSPGWMDMEVHLSDPGFEYKERLDDLAKAAQLGGFTRILCYPNTLPVVDNGAMIQALTQRSEHFVTKIHFAGALSEAAHGKDLAEVFDMHQAGALAFTDGTHPIDDAGLLLRALQYFKSFDGLIINQPLSPKIAGEGQMNEGHMSTKLGMKGIPEIAELVAVDRDLRLLSYQIGRYHFHPVTSSEALERIAEQNFSEVTTGTSLPYLILDDTAIESYDSNYKVMPPIRDKSQQISLLESLKNGQLNVLTSGHRPQGVEEKKVEFEQAEPGMLGLQSFFGLANMHLVQTGHISLSRLIELIAHQPRKILKLDIPHVAKGNEAELTWFSTDKSWEYSPAQVPSRAKNSPFFKQNLKGKPLGIFQKGRFLQDE; translated from the coding sequence ATGGAAGGTTATTTGCTCAAAAGCGTCACCATCGTTGATCCATCTGGCCCCAACGACGGAAGAACTACAGATGTATGTATCCGTGGAGGACGCATTGAAGATATAGGAGATATTTCCTCAAAGGAAGGAGCCAAGACGATCGACGCCCAAGGGACCTATCTCTCTCCAGGGTGGATGGACATGGAAGTCCACCTTTCAGACCCCGGATTTGAATACAAGGAACGCCTCGACGATCTAGCCAAAGCAGCCCAGCTTGGAGGCTTTACCCGAATTCTCTGTTACCCCAATACCCTTCCAGTCGTGGATAATGGGGCCATGATTCAGGCATTGACACAACGTTCTGAGCATTTTGTTACGAAGATACACTTTGCGGGAGCCTTGAGTGAGGCGGCTCATGGCAAAGATCTTGCGGAAGTGTTCGATATGCATCAGGCAGGAGCTTTAGCGTTCACGGATGGAACCCATCCTATCGATGACGCCGGATTGCTGCTCAGGGCGCTTCAGTATTTCAAGAGCTTCGATGGATTGATCATCAATCAGCCATTGTCTCCCAAAATTGCTGGAGAGGGCCAAATGAATGAAGGGCATATGTCCACCAAGCTCGGCATGAAGGGCATTCCCGAAATTGCAGAATTGGTGGCGGTAGATAGAGACCTCAGACTGCTGTCCTATCAAATCGGCAGGTATCATTTCCACCCTGTGACTTCCTCTGAAGCGCTTGAAAGAATCGCGGAACAGAATTTTTCAGAGGTAACTACAGGTACTTCCCTCCCCTACCTTATTCTGGATGACACTGCGATCGAATCCTATGACTCAAACTACAAGGTGATGCCGCCCATTCGGGACAAAAGTCAGCAGATTTCTCTGCTTGAATCCCTCAAGAATGGCCAGCTGAACGTCTTGACTTCCGGTCATCGTCCACAAGGAGTTGAAGAGAAGAAGGTTGAGTTCGAACAGGCTGAACCGGGTATGCTCGGATTGCAGAGTTTCTTTGGATTGGCGAATATGCATTTGGTCCAAACCGGTCATATCAGCCTTTCACGACTGATTGAACTCATTGCTCATCAGCCCAGAAAGATCCTAAAACTGGATATCCCACATGTAGCGAAAGGGAATGAGGCGGAACTGACTTGGTTCTCTACCGACAAGTCATGGGAATATTCTCCGGCTCAAGTTCCTTCCAGAGCGAAAAATTCCCCATTTTTCAAGCAAAATCTAAAAGGTAAACCCCTCGGAATCTTCCAAAAAGGGCGTTTCCTCCAAGATGAATAA
- a CDS encoding bifunctional UDP-3-O-[3-hydroxymyristoyl] N-acetylglucosamine deacetylase/3-hydroxyacyl-ACP dehydratase, whose protein sequence is MGTNQQTIKAPISVSGHGLHTGAPVTMTFKPAPENHGFVFKRVDLEGQPEIPADVDLVVDTSRGTTIGLRGVKVHTVEHTLAALVGLQIDNALIELDGPEPPITDGSAKIFTEKLLEAGIEEQSAEREYFVIDEPIHYLETERSVELAALPSDAYHATVMVDYGSSILKAQHAKMNSLDDFSDEIADSRTFCFLHELVAMHNAGLVKGGTIESAVVVIENEVSDQEKAALEELFGPLERELKPGILNDTGLRHENEAARHKLLDLVGDLALVGMPLKGHIMASRPGHKANVELAKRIKAKIKQKRITRKFQKKEKKGLVFDINAIQEILPHRYPFLLIDKIVNFSENSITGVKNVTINEPFFQGHFPGNPIMPGVLQLEAMAQVGGILLLNTIDNPKSVWVYFVAIDNARFKKPVIPGDTVVLELEMTALKRSICKMTGKAYVDGQLVCSADLVASVVPKNKL, encoded by the coding sequence ATGGGAACGAATCAACAGACGATCAAGGCACCTATTTCTGTTTCCGGCCATGGCCTTCACACAGGAGCTCCTGTGACGATGACCTTTAAGCCGGCCCCTGAGAACCATGGGTTTGTGTTCAAACGAGTAGATCTGGAAGGTCAGCCGGAAATTCCGGCGGATGTAGATCTGGTCGTGGATACCTCCAGAGGCACCACAATCGGCTTACGTGGTGTGAAGGTACACACGGTCGAGCACACCTTGGCAGCATTGGTGGGATTGCAGATCGACAATGCGCTAATCGAATTGGACGGTCCAGAACCGCCCATCACGGATGGAAGTGCAAAAATTTTTACAGAGAAACTGCTCGAAGCAGGAATCGAGGAACAAAGCGCTGAACGCGAATACTTTGTCATCGATGAGCCTATTCACTACCTAGAGACTGAGCGTAGCGTAGAACTGGCTGCATTGCCATCTGATGCGTATCATGCAACGGTCATGGTAGATTACGGGTCATCCATCTTGAAAGCGCAACACGCCAAGATGAATTCTCTGGACGATTTTTCTGATGAAATTGCCGACAGCCGGACCTTCTGCTTCTTGCATGAGCTTGTAGCCATGCACAATGCAGGCTTGGTCAAAGGTGGCACTATAGAAAGTGCTGTGGTCGTAATCGAGAACGAGGTTTCTGATCAAGAAAAGGCTGCTCTGGAAGAATTGTTTGGCCCTCTCGAGCGTGAATTGAAGCCCGGAATCCTGAATGACACAGGACTTCGGCACGAAAATGAAGCCGCTAGACACAAATTGTTGGATCTAGTAGGTGATTTGGCATTGGTGGGAATGCCCCTCAAGGGACATATCATGGCCTCCCGTCCTGGGCACAAGGCCAATGTAGAACTCGCCAAGCGAATCAAAGCCAAAATCAAGCAGAAACGGATCACCCGGAAGTTCCAAAAGAAAGAGAAAAAAGGTCTGGTATTCGATATCAATGCGATTCAGGAAATCCTGCCGCACAGATATCCTTTCCTCCTCATTGACAAAATCGTCAACTTTTCCGAAAACTCGATTACGGGTGTGAAAAATGTTACGATCAATGAACCGTTTTTCCAAGGACACTTTCCAGGCAACCCCATCATGCCAGGGGTACTCCAGCTCGAAGCAATGGCGCAAGTAGGTGGTATTTTGCTCCTAAATACCATTGATAATCCCAAATCCGTTTGGGTATATTTTGTAGCCATAGACAACGCTCGGTTCAAAAAACCTGTTATTCCAGGTGATACCGTTGTGTTGGAGCTTGAAATGACCGCCCTGAAACGGAGTATCTGCAAGATGACTGGCAAAGCCTACGTAGATGGCCAACTCGTGTGTTCGGCTGATCTGGTAGCCAGTGTAGTTCCTAAGAATAAACTATGA